Part of the Sphingobacterium sp. LZ7M1 genome, GTAGACAGCAATGGCCGAATGATTTTATGGGCAGGGGCAACAAATGCGATCATCAAACCAAGACCTGTCGATACGGTCTTGAAAACACAAGATATCCGTTTCTTTGACCTGAAGGTTCAGAACTCAGGCGGTACACAGATCATCAAGGATTTCCAATTTATCCCTTGGCGTGAGATCCCTTATTTTCCATCGACGGACATCAATCCCTATACAGGAGGAAAAGCTCCAGATCCACTACGGCCTAAGGATACCACTAGACAGGATTATATCATCCCAAGTTTCTTAAACAATGTAATTGGCGAAAGGACCCAATTGCCTTTGGTCAACAATAACATCCAAAAAGATGTGGTAGTTTACATCCGTCCATTTTCTGGCGGCAAAGGCAACAGCTTACGTTTCAAGTTCATGGGTGCTGACGGTAAGTTTATCAATCCCGTGAAATTCAATGAAACCAGATGGGACTTCTTAGTTCATGGATTCAATAAAGTGATGACCCCCGAATATGTGCAATATGATGTGGCTTATCCGATTCCATTGACGCCTTACCGCACAGACTTTTCAGATGCGGGCGGGGCACATGTGTCATTCTCTTATTCTCGATTGGGATTTGGAGGCGGGCGCACCGTGGGTCAATTTGGACTGAACTTCGCGATCTATAAAAAGGGAGATTGGGAAATTGTTTTCCATTTCCGTAATCAGAACCCAAAATTCGAGGATGAATAAACCTTAGCCTTATGAAATTACAGAAACTAATCATATTAATCTTAAGCATTTTTAGCCTACAATTTGCTTATGCTCAAAACCAAAACCTGCGTGGTCGAGTGGTTGATGAGTCTAATAACGGTATTGCCGGCGTAACAGTAGTGAATGCGGCGACCAATAGGGCTATTACGGCAACAGACGACAACGGTAACTTTGGCGTGAGTGTAGCCCCGAACACGGCTTTAATTTTTAAAGCTGTAGGTTTTAATCAAAGAAGAGTAACAGTAAGAGCCAACCAAACGACTCTAACCGTTCAGATGAGCTCTACACAGGACCAGGTAGAAGAAGTCGTGGTCCGTGGATATGTGGCCCGAAAAAAGGAAAATACCACAGGATCTTCTTTCACCCTTGGAGAAAAGGACATCCGTGACGTCCCTACTGCCAACCTTGAGCAATTGATGCAAGGTAAGGTTCCGGGACTGAACGTACAGGTAAATACAGGTGCTCCAGGATTTAGGGGCTCTACCCAAATCCGTGGTCTATCGACTCTTTCCACAACAGGTTCTGGTAGCGAGTCCATCTTGATGCCTACATCTCCCCTATATGTAATCGATGGGGTTCCGATGGATGCCGATAGAGCTTCAGAATTCGGTCTACAACAACAAGGGCCGGGTATCTCGCCGCTGTCCTTGATCCCACCTGAGGATGTACAAAGCATCGAAATCTTGAAAGATGCCCAAGCAACGTCACTTTATGGTTCTCAAGGTGCCTACGGGGTAATCATTATCACCACAAAACGTGGTAATTCTCCCGTGCCTAGAATCAACTATACACACAGTACCTTCTTGAAGACTCCACCAAAATTGAGAGAGACCTTAGGAGGTAATCTAGAACGCCAAATCAAAATCTGGCAAATTATCAATAACGCGAGAACACAAGCCGAAATTGACAGGATCATGCAAACCCCAATGCTTGCAGATAGTTTGAATGCATTCTTCAATAACTCGACTAACTGGCAATCCCTTTATTACCAGAATACATTCAACCAAAACCACAACTTGAGTTTGGATGGTGGTAATGAAATCCTTTCCTATAAATCCAACTTGGGTTATTATGGTGAAACCGGGGTAATCAAGAATACAGGCTTCAACCGCTATTCAGCTAACTTGAGAATGGATTACCGTCCTACAAAACGCTTTGAGTTTACAGGACAGGTATTTGCTCAGTTAGGTAAACAGAATAAAGGTGATGGTACAGGTATCCTTCAAACGGGGGTGTCAACAGGTGGTATGAACTCTACCCTATTGCCTCCTCCAGGATTCTTCTCGGCAGACAATGATTATATCGCGGCCATTAGAACCAAAAATGATAACAGTTCCAAATTGATCCGTCCATATGTGGAAGGTAAATTTGAGATCCTTCCTGGACTGAGATTACAATCGGCCATGAGTTATGAATTCGCCTCTAACAATGAAGACAAATTCACTCCAGCTGCAGCTGCAGGCCAGTTCTCAGAAGTGTATTCATTCGCAGGTCGCGAATCAAACCTATACAACAGAAATATCCTGAACTATACCAAGGATATCAATGAGGACCACAACATCTTTATCAACTTGTTCAATGAGGTAAGACATAACCAACGTCAAAATACCATCACTAAACAGGCTAGAACTCCTAATGATCAATTCGAAGGTCCTTTAGGTTTCGATGGTTATTTCTCTAGAGGTGGTGGTGTACTGTCCAACTTCAGAAATGAGAAAGCGCTATCATTTGCCCTTGCGACTACCTATAGTTACAAAAGCAAATATATCCTAGACCTATCCTATCGTTTGGATGGTTCCTCTGCCAATGGTTTCAAGAACCTATATACCAAGAACCCAGCAGTCGGAGTTCGTTGGAATGCGCACCATGAAGAATGGATCAAATCCCTTCCATGGATCAATCTTGCATCCCTTCGCTTTACATGGGGTGTAAACGTAATGCCAACCAGTACATTGGAACGTATCTATGGTAAATATGATATTTCAGGTCTTTACAATCAGATCAATGGTATCGGTATCAACTACGAATTTATTCCAAATCCAAACTTGTTACCAGTTACCTCCATGCAGTATAACTTAGGGGTAGACCTTACCTTCCTGAACAACAAAATTGAGATTATTTACGATACTTATTACAAGAAAGTGGACAACCTTTTGTTTGAGTCTTTCTTGAACAATACTTCTGGATTTGACAAGCTTAATTCCAATGATGCTGGACTAGCAAACTATGGACATGAGATTGCCTTAAACTTCCGTCCTCTTTCTGTAAACAGTCCTTTCAACTGGACCCTGTCCTTCAATGGTGCTTACAACCAAGACATCTTGTTGCAGTTGCCTTCAACCTTTAGAGGACAAGCCATCAAATGGGATACTCAATCTGATAAATTGCACATGGTAAACCGCGTAGGTACCTCAGCCCTATCAAATTACTTGTTAGAAAATATCGGTGTATATGCGACAGATGCTGATGTACCAGTTGATCCTGCTACTGGCCTTCGCTATCGTACTGCTGATGGAACATTCTTCCAAGCTGGAGACCCAATGTATGTAGATAGGAACGGAGATTATATCTTAGACAACCGTGACTATGCACGTGCTGGCAATACACAACCATTATGGACTGGTGGTATGCAAAACACCTTGAATTACAAAAACTTCCAGTTATCTGTCTATGCTTCATACACAGCAAAGAGAACCATTTTGAACTATGCTTTAGCACAACGCCTAAGCCTATACAATAATCCTTACGGAGGTAATTTGGTAGGTGGTCAAAGTAATGGAGCCAATTCCATCGTCCCTATTGAAAACCTAGATATCTGGTTGAAGGACGGTGATATTGCCAAGTATCCTTACCCATACGACTTCTCTAGAAATGCCAGCGTTCAACCTTTCCGTTATGATCAAACTCTATGGGAAGAAAACGGTAGCTATTTCAAGATCAACAACATCATCTTCGCTTATGTATTCGATCGTGATCTGTTGAGGAGATTTAAACTAGACCGTTTCCGTATCTATGCTTCTATGGACAATGTGTACACCTTCTCTTCGTATTCTGGGCCAAACCCTGAAAACGTAACGAGCTTAGGCCGCGATGCATCAAACGGATATCCAGTACCAAGAACTTACACCCTAGGCTTCAACCTTTCATTCTAATGACTATGAAAAAATTGATAAAAAATAAATTAGCTGTAATTGGACTTGGGATTGCCTTAGGGTTCAGTAATTCCAGCTGTAATAAATATCTAACCGTAGAACCCATAGACCGATTGACAGGTAACAATTATTACCTATCTCAACAGGATGTGGAAGCTAATATGGCCTTTATGTACGCAAAGTTCTTTGAAAAGATCAATGAAACATGGGTAATGGGTGCCATTGGAGAAGCAAGGTCTGGAGAAATATTTGTTTCCGACGGTGCCAATAACTTCAGTCAACGAAAGGTCGTAGAGGCATTAGGCAAAAATCAGTTACCAACAGCTATGTATTCCACACAGTTCGATTGGTATAAATTATATGTGATCACCGATTGGAAAAAGTATTATCAAGTGATCCAAAGTGCCAATATTTTAATTGAAAAATTAGAAGAAGGTATCCCTGGAGTTACCGGATCAGACCAGAGCAGATACATTGCTGAAGCAAAGTTCATCCGCTCATTCACCTACTTCTGGATGGTCAGGTTATATGGTGATGTTCCATATTATACCGATGCTTACCATACGGAACCACTTCCTCGTGAAAATATGGTATCTGTATTGAATAAGTGTATCGCTGACTTAACACCGCATAAAGATCTAATGCCTTGGTCATTGAATGATCCAGGACTTAGGGGAGCCAGACCAGCAAAAGGTGCCATTATCGCATTATTGATGCACATGAACATGTGGAATTCTAGCTTTGATCCAGGCAACAAACAAAAATACCTAACAGAGGCTGCTGCTTTAGGAAAGCAATTGATCGACAGCAAACAACATAAATTGGTTGCTCCATTCACCGATCAGAACTGGGCAGTGGTTACTAAAGGAAGAAGTGAAGAATCTCTTTTTGAGTTCTACAAGAGTATCAACTACGGCGACAATGTGGAAGCATTAGCACCTTTCTGGGACCACTTCTTGCGTTGGCCATATAAATTCCCTCGCTTTGACAACCAGTTGAGTCACTGTTATTTTATTTCCTCTTACATGAACCAGATCTTCCCGGAAGGCGATGCCGATAAGAGAAGAGAAATGTGGTTTGAGGATATTACTTCAGACAATGGAAGATTTGTGTTAAGGAAATTCGGAACCAACGTGTATGCTTCTGGAAACGAAGATAAAAACCCAGACAATACCTTTAGTATTTTCCGTTATGCAGATGCGATCTTACTTTATGCAGAGGCTTCTGCTGAATTAGGCAAAGATGCAGATGCAATAGCAGCAGTGAACATGGTTCGCGATCGTGCTCAAGCTGCCCGCTACGGCGGTGGCGGTGGTGCTGACCTGAAGAACTTCATATTCCTAGAAAGAGAAAGGGAATTGATCGGTGAAGGCATTCGTTATTTTGACCTTATCCGTACCCGAAGGATCTTAAGCTCTGAGTGGACCATGTCCCCGCTTACACTGGATCAATACAACCGCGGTGGTTGGACTTGGCCTATCGACCCATCGGCCCTGAACAACAACCCGTACATGAAATTAAATGAATACTGGACTACAATTGGACGATAAGATGAAAAAGATATTTAAACCCCTACACATCGCTCTTTTCCTTTTCGGAATCCTGTTTATAAGCGCCTGTAGTAAAGACGATTATTACGAGGATGGTGGATTGGCAAAGGCTGAATTTAATGGAACCATATTGGAATACCTGGAATCTAAACCGGTATTATTTGATTCCCTAGTCCAAGTAATCAAACTTGCCGGACTGGAAAATGAATTCAAGACCAAAGAGTTTACCTTTTTTGCTCCCTCAGATCCGGATATCAAGCAATTGATCGGAACTATTAGAACCGGTGGTTCACTCAATACCTACCTATTTAATATGGGTCTGGATACCATCCAAAAGTTGAGTGATATTGATTCTGCTATCTGGAGAAAAAACTTGCTGCGCTATATGTTCAACGGAAAGAACAAACTGGCGGACTACCCACAGATCGATTATTCGCTGATGGGTACATATCCAGGTCAAAACTATATTTCGCAATCGGGTAATGTATCCAATATTGGAGTGGTATTCAATGATATTATTCAGATGAGTGGAACTACGGAAGTATCCAGATTGAAATATAAAGGCTACAGACAACTGCACCTCTCGTATTTCCCAGATCCTTCAAACCCTGATGTTTATGTGACGTATCCCGTGGCGACCTCAGACATACAGCCCAACAATGGCATAATCCACGTCTTGGATTATAATAAAAGCTTTTTTGGATTGTATCCTGGATCGCAAGAAATGATAGAAGATGTTGCTCAAAGTAAACGATAAAATTATGAACAAGTTAGCTAAATATTATATATTCATATTTGCGGTCTTCGGATTGTTCTCATGCTCCAAAGAAGTGGATTACCATGCTGAACCTTATCAGGAAGGTAAACAAGCTTTGGGCATCGTGATGGAACGTACGCAAAAACCATCCCCTGAAACAGGTGGACCTGGAACCCAAGTGAAAATCAAAGTGTCGGGTCTGGCTGCCCATAAAGATAAAGCCGTATTTAACTTCAACGGTCAGAAGGCAGAGATTGTATCCATCACCGATTCTGAAATTACCGTTAAGGTGCCGGAATTCGCCAGCACAGGTATTACCAGTATCCTTATTGATGATATCATATTTTATGGTCCCAATTTCTCGGTTCAAGGAAAGGTTAAGATAGACCCTTCTTGGCAAGCAACATATGGTGCCTCTGGCGGTGGTGTATACGATTACTTACAAACCGTAGAAGAGAAAAATATCCTGATCGGTTCCTTTAACAACTATGAAAACAAAGGAAATATCAAACCGATCAATAGAATTGTCAGAACCTTTAAAAATGGACAGTTTGATGCGAGTTTCCGTCCTGGAAATGGAGTACAAGGATTCTTGAGCAGTATCATACAGATCCAAAATGCTTATTACATCGCCGGAAATTTCTCTGGTTATGATCAGCGGACCGACAATATCTCCAATTTGACCCGTATCAACTTAGTAGGACAGATCGATACCATGGCTGTAAAACCTTATCGTCCACCTCACCTACCTGATACCATCAAATACTACGCTAAATTCAATGGTGGTTTCAATGCTATGGTGAACAATATCAATGAACATAATGGCAAAATATTGGCAGTTGGTGACTTTAGATATCATATCCATAGAACTTACGGTAAACCAAACTATCTAGAGACCAGAGACTCTGTAATCCTAGATAGTACCGAGATCCGTTCTGTTGCTTTATTGAACCTGGACGGTACGCTTGACAAGACTTTCCGTTTCTCTGGAAACAAAGCATTTGCAGGTGCTAATGGACAGACCAAGGGCTTCTACCACAAAACCGGAAGCTTAAAAGGCAAAATGGTTGTTTTTGGTTCTTTTACCAGTTTCGACTCTGAACCTCATGGTTATATCGTTCGCCTGAATGCGGATGGAACTGTGGACAAAACCTTCAATGTCGGAAAAGGCGCCAATTATAAAGTGGAAAGTGTGACCTACAATGAAAAAACCGGAAAATATATGGTGAGTGGGGAATTCAACACCTTCAACGGCGTAAGTACGCCAAAATTAGTGATGCTAAATGCGAATGGATCGATTGATACCAACTTTAAAGTAAAAGCATTTAATGAAGGTGGTACCAGCAAATTTGCCTTACAGCTAGAAGATGGATTGATTGCCGTTTCAGGTAACTTCCTTACTTACAATGGTATTTCAAGGACCAACTTCATGATTATCGATGCGAAAGGCGATCTAGTAAGTGGCATGAACAATACCGGTATGGTTGGCGGTTTGATCTCGAGAATGTATGAAACGCGTTCTGATGATGGTAAGCGAGCGCTCTTGTTGTTGGGTGATTTCTACAAATTCGACAACATAGACACTAGAGGTATAACTAGAATAACCATTGAATAAACTCCTAATTATGAAGAAACGTATTTTAAACTCCATTTCAGCCTTCATGCTGATAATTCTGGGCCTTAATATCACTTCCTGTCAGGAGGAATTCTCTAAGGTTATTCCAGAAAACAATACGGATACCGTAGATGTAATCTACGGTACGCCAAAGGTATTGTTGTTGATAGCAGATGGTGCCCGCGGCGAATCCGTACGCACCTCCAATGTCACAACGATCAATGCCCTTCTGCCCCACTCCATTTACTCTTGGGTTTCCCTGAGTGAAGAAAACGCAGCAGGTATATATTCCAACTGGGCAAATTTGTTCACTGGTGTAAACTACAGCAAACATGGGGTAAGGGAAAATGATCTGGAAGCCAATAAATTTGATGCATATCCACTATTGGCTGCCAGGATCAAAGAATCGTCCGGTGATTCCATTAAGATGAGCACCATCAGCCCGAATGCTACCTTCCTCAAATATTTTGGGGCCAATACCAAAGCGCAGGCTGCCCAAAATGATGATGATGTAACCACGAAAGTAATCAATGACTTAAAGGACGAGAAGCTATCTTTCATTACAGGTCATTTCACAGCCATCGATGCCGTTGGTAAAACAGCTGGCTATGATGTTTCTAAACCTGCATACAAGGCTGCAATCGAGAAGTTTGATGGACAGGTAGGTCAGATCATCAAAGCCTTGGAAGCAAGACCTAATTATGCCAAGGAAAATTGGATGGTGATCATTACTTCAAGCCAAGGTGGCGATTATGAAATCCCACCAGCGCAAAATGACAATACCATCTTTAGTAATGCGGCATTGAACACATTTACCATAATCTATTCACCAAAATATGCAACCAAATTTATCGGTAAACCATTTATTGGGAATAAATTCATCGGTGATTTTATGCGTT contains:
- a CDS encoding DUF5007 domain-containing protein codes for the protein MKIKNSIRLLCLFIGSYGLFTACSKMYDLPEDRDFISENINYIIKIIEPTLGRNNVFTSLSEDNSTLPMKFEIVNARYGDGRPVTDLFTKVQTYEWIQEYDGKEKSLAEIEAKRRLVEKPAFEVDSNGRMILWAGATNAIIKPRPVDTVLKTQDIRFFDLKVQNSGGTQIIKDFQFIPWREIPYFPSTDINPYTGGKAPDPLRPKDTTRQDYIIPSFLNNVIGERTQLPLVNNNIQKDVVVYIRPFSGGKGNSLRFKFMGADGKFINPVKFNETRWDFLVHGFNKVMTPEYVQYDVAYPIPLTPYRTDFSDAGGAHVSFSYSRLGFGGGRTVGQFGLNFAIYKKGDWEIVFHFRNQNPKFEDE
- a CDS encoding SusC/RagA family TonB-linked outer membrane protein; protein product: MKLQKLIILILSIFSLQFAYAQNQNLRGRVVDESNNGIAGVTVVNAATNRAITATDDNGNFGVSVAPNTALIFKAVGFNQRRVTVRANQTTLTVQMSSTQDQVEEVVVRGYVARKKENTTGSSFTLGEKDIRDVPTANLEQLMQGKVPGLNVQVNTGAPGFRGSTQIRGLSTLSTTGSGSESILMPTSPLYVIDGVPMDADRASEFGLQQQGPGISPLSLIPPEDVQSIEILKDAQATSLYGSQGAYGVIIITTKRGNSPVPRINYTHSTFLKTPPKLRETLGGNLERQIKIWQIINNARTQAEIDRIMQTPMLADSLNAFFNNSTNWQSLYYQNTFNQNHNLSLDGGNEILSYKSNLGYYGETGVIKNTGFNRYSANLRMDYRPTKRFEFTGQVFAQLGKQNKGDGTGILQTGVSTGGMNSTLLPPPGFFSADNDYIAAIRTKNDNSSKLIRPYVEGKFEILPGLRLQSAMSYEFASNNEDKFTPAAAAGQFSEVYSFAGRESNLYNRNILNYTKDINEDHNIFINLFNEVRHNQRQNTITKQARTPNDQFEGPLGFDGYFSRGGGVLSNFRNEKALSFALATTYSYKSKYILDLSYRLDGSSANGFKNLYTKNPAVGVRWNAHHEEWIKSLPWINLASLRFTWGVNVMPTSTLERIYGKYDISGLYNQINGIGINYEFIPNPNLLPVTSMQYNLGVDLTFLNNKIEIIYDTYYKKVDNLLFESFLNNTSGFDKLNSNDAGLANYGHEIALNFRPLSVNSPFNWTLSFNGAYNQDILLQLPSTFRGQAIKWDTQSDKLHMVNRVGTSALSNYLLENIGVYATDADVPVDPATGLRYRTADGTFFQAGDPMYVDRNGDYILDNRDYARAGNTQPLWTGGMQNTLNYKNFQLSVYASYTAKRTILNYALAQRLSLYNNPYGGNLVGGQSNGANSIVPIENLDIWLKDGDIAKYPYPYDFSRNASVQPFRYDQTLWEENGSYFKINNIIFAYVFDRDLLRRFKLDRFRIYASMDNVYTFSSYSGPNPENVTSLGRDASNGYPVPRTYTLGFNLSF
- a CDS encoding RagB/SusD family nutrient uptake outer membrane protein gives rise to the protein MKKLIKNKLAVIGLGIALGFSNSSCNKYLTVEPIDRLTGNNYYLSQQDVEANMAFMYAKFFEKINETWVMGAIGEARSGEIFVSDGANNFSQRKVVEALGKNQLPTAMYSTQFDWYKLYVITDWKKYYQVIQSANILIEKLEEGIPGVTGSDQSRYIAEAKFIRSFTYFWMVRLYGDVPYYTDAYHTEPLPRENMVSVLNKCIADLTPHKDLMPWSLNDPGLRGARPAKGAIIALLMHMNMWNSSFDPGNKQKYLTEAAALGKQLIDSKQHKLVAPFTDQNWAVVTKGRSEESLFEFYKSINYGDNVEALAPFWDHFLRWPYKFPRFDNQLSHCYFISSYMNQIFPEGDADKRREMWFEDITSDNGRFVLRKFGTNVYASGNEDKNPDNTFSIFRYADAILLYAEASAELGKDADAIAAVNMVRDRAQAARYGGGGGADLKNFIFLERERELIGEGIRYFDLIRTRRILSSEWTMSPLTLDQYNRGGWTWPIDPSALNNNPYMKLNEYWTTIGR
- a CDS encoding fasciclin domain-containing protein, giving the protein MKKIFKPLHIALFLFGILFISACSKDDYYEDGGLAKAEFNGTILEYLESKPVLFDSLVQVIKLAGLENEFKTKEFTFFAPSDPDIKQLIGTIRTGGSLNTYLFNMGLDTIQKLSDIDSAIWRKNLLRYMFNGKNKLADYPQIDYSLMGTYPGQNYISQSGNVSNIGVVFNDIIQMSGTTEVSRLKYKGYRQLHLSYFPDPSNPDVYVTYPVATSDIQPNNGIIHVLDYNKSFFGLYPGSQEMIEDVAQSKR
- a CDS encoding DUF5008 domain-containing protein → MNKLAKYYIFIFAVFGLFSCSKEVDYHAEPYQEGKQALGIVMERTQKPSPETGGPGTQVKIKVSGLAAHKDKAVFNFNGQKAEIVSITDSEITVKVPEFASTGITSILIDDIIFYGPNFSVQGKVKIDPSWQATYGASGGGVYDYLQTVEEKNILIGSFNNYENKGNIKPINRIVRTFKNGQFDASFRPGNGVQGFLSSIIQIQNAYYIAGNFSGYDQRTDNISNLTRINLVGQIDTMAVKPYRPPHLPDTIKYYAKFNGGFNAMVNNINEHNGKILAVGDFRYHIHRTYGKPNYLETRDSVILDSTEIRSVALLNLDGTLDKTFRFSGNKAFAGANGQTKGFYHKTGSLKGKMVVFGSFTSFDSEPHGYIVRLNADGTVDKTFNVGKGANYKVESVTYNEKTGKYMVSGEFNTFNGVSTPKLVMLNANGSIDTNFKVKAFNEGGTSKFALQLEDGLIAVSGNFLTYNGISRTNFMIIDAKGDLVSGMNNTGMVGGLISRMYETRSDDGKRALLLLGDFYKFDNIDTRGITRITIE
- a CDS encoding LamG-like jellyroll fold domain-containing protein encodes the protein MKKRILNSISAFMLIILGLNITSCQEEFSKVIPENNTDTVDVIYGTPKVLLLIADGARGESVRTSNVTTINALLPHSIYSWVSLSEENAAGIYSNWANLFTGVNYSKHGVRENDLEANKFDAYPLLAARIKESSGDSIKMSTISPNATFLKYFGANTKAQAAQNDDDVTTKVINDLKDEKLSFITGHFTAIDAVGKTAGYDVSKPAYKAAIEKFDGQVGQIIKALEARPNYAKENWMVIITSSQGGDYEIPPAQNDNTIFSNAALNTFTIIYSPKYATKFIGKPFIGNKFIGDFMRFNAENYAQLDVGDNSVFNLDNDDFTIELKIKKNKGRDNNYAFWYPSIIGKRQHWQGGWGEDPTGIGWVIHLDGESWIFNARGDKGTGEVKADRNMNRGTWNSIAITGQMVDGKRTVRLFTNGEQTKEADITGWGSITSDAKFRIGFLETREGWRSDAYIADVKFWKEALSPETIRQYSCDVGIVSNHPNINFLAAYWPMNSKDATTIVDEGPLGANLKTNGTYPITTLNDFICAPTSSTLSSMVPRNIDISTQIISWLKVPRQLSWGLDGRVWIDK